A stretch of the Bacillus sp. B-jedd genome encodes the following:
- a CDS encoding glutathione ABC transporter substrate-binding protein, translated as MEKKHPFKKRGILFLLMALMLLFTQACSTKSAGDKDAGAKSSKPKEGGTLTVVRLSDATKLDPHFITDIPSANIVYQKVYEGLVEPDKDFKIQPLLAKDWKVINDTTWEFHLQQGVKFHDGEAFNAEAVKKTFDRLLDPKTGSPQREKFSMIKEVKVVDDYTVQLILDYPYAPLLSILASNEGSIISPKAIAENPEKLAEHPVGTGPFVFEEWKTGQEISLKKNPDYWGKKPNIDKVVFKVVPEDATRLAMIETGEAQINDQVPVTEIDRINASDTMELYRTEGLAVEYLGFNTKKKPLDDVRVRKAISHAIEREAIIEGVYNNVGTLANVAMSPKVFGYSDKVKPYDYNLNEAKKLLKEAGYEKGLQLNLLTSDRKERINMAEVIQSQLKGIGIDVKIQVMEYGAYIGMIEKGEHDILLGGWGNATGDGDYNQYNLFHSASQGPPGNHFYYSNPEVDKMIEAARKETDEQKRLKIYEEVMQKEIDDAVYVPIRNYEHIAVSNKNVSGYWLNAASYLMIDDVVIK; from the coding sequence ATGGAAAAGAAACATCCATTTAAGAAAAGAGGCATTTTATTTTTGCTGATGGCATTAATGCTTCTATTCACACAAGCTTGCTCGACAAAATCAGCAGGCGACAAAGACGCGGGGGCGAAATCGTCGAAGCCAAAGGAAGGCGGCACGCTGACGGTTGTCAGGCTTTCTGACGCTACTAAGCTTGATCCGCATTTCATTACCGATATTCCGTCTGCTAACATTGTTTATCAAAAAGTGTATGAGGGCCTCGTTGAGCCGGATAAGGATTTTAAAATTCAGCCGCTCCTCGCTAAAGACTGGAAAGTAATCAATGACACAACATGGGAATTCCATCTCCAACAGGGAGTAAAATTCCATGATGGTGAAGCATTCAACGCAGAAGCTGTAAAGAAAACTTTCGATCGCCTGCTTGACCCGAAAACCGGATCTCCGCAGCGTGAAAAGTTCTCTATGATTAAAGAAGTCAAAGTTGTAGATGACTATACAGTTCAATTGATTCTTGACTATCCATACGCTCCGCTTCTTTCCATTCTTGCAAGCAATGAGGGAAGCATCATCAGCCCTAAGGCAATAGCCGAAAACCCTGAAAAACTGGCGGAACACCCAGTTGGAACCGGCCCGTTTGTTTTTGAAGAATGGAAGACTGGCCAGGAAATCTCCCTTAAAAAGAACCCTGACTATTGGGGCAAGAAGCCGAATATTGATAAAGTAGTCTTTAAGGTTGTTCCAGAAGATGCGACACGCCTTGCGATGATTGAAACTGGCGAAGCCCAGATCAATGACCAGGTGCCAGTAACTGAAATTGACCGCATCAACGCTTCAGATACTATGGAGCTTTACCGTACAGAAGGACTTGCCGTTGAATACCTTGGTTTTAATACAAAGAAAAAGCCGCTTGATGATGTAAGGGTTCGTAAGGCGATCAGCCATGCGATTGAAAGGGAAGCTATCATCGAAGGTGTTTACAATAATGTAGGCACACTGGCAAATGTAGCAATGAGCCCGAAAGTGTTCGGCTACAGCGATAAAGTAAAGCCGTATGACTATAACTTGAATGAGGCAAAGAAACTTCTTAAGGAAGCCGGCTATGAGAAAGGCCTTCAGCTCAACCTGTTGACAAGTGACCGTAAAGAGCGGATCAATATGGCGGAAGTCATTCAATCCCAGTTAAAAGGAATCGGCATTGATGTTAAGATCCAGGTAATGGAATACGGCGCCTATATCGGCATGATTGAAAAAGGCGAGCACGACATTCTACTCGGAGGATGGGGAAATGCGACTGGCGACGGCGACTACAACCAGTACAACCTATTCCACTCCGCTTCCCAGGGGCCTCCAGGAAACCATTTCTATTATTCGAATCCTGAAGTAGACAAAATGATTGAAGCGGCGCGCAAGGAAACAGACGAGCAGAAGCGCCTGAAAATCTATGAAGAAGTCATGCAGAAGGAAATTGACGATGCTGTATACGTGCCGATCAGGAACTATGAGCATATTGCTGTCAGCAATAAAAATGTCAGCGGCTACTGGCTGAATGCTGCAAGCTACTTAATGATTGATGATGTTGTCATTAAGTAA
- a CDS encoding ABC transporter permease: MSIETNTVQPSAVISPVQQPKESRLKNMLSILMENKAAMAGAIIIAIYILVALFAPLLAPYDPFEIDLKNKLVPPSADHWMGTDDKGRDILSRIIFGSRLSLGVGFASVAFGALFGIILGLVAGYYGKWVDSVIMRMMDVMLAFPGILLALAIISALGPSLINVTIAVGAFSVPLFARIVRGSTLEVKRLEYIDAIRSLGANDATIIFKHIFPNILSPIIVQATLRLATAILSAAGLSFLGLGAQPPSPEWGTMLSNGRDFLFSAPYIALFPGLAISILVLGFNIFGDGLRDAFDPRMKK; the protein is encoded by the coding sequence ATGTCAATTGAAACAAATACTGTACAGCCTTCTGCTGTGATCAGCCCTGTTCAACAGCCGAAAGAATCACGGCTGAAAAACATGCTTTCGATATTAATGGAAAATAAAGCAGCCATGGCTGGGGCAATCATTATTGCAATTTATATTTTAGTCGCCTTATTCGCACCGCTGCTTGCCCCCTATGACCCTTTTGAAATCGATCTTAAAAATAAATTGGTGCCTCCCTCGGCCGACCACTGGATGGGAACCGATGATAAGGGACGCGATATCCTGAGCCGGATTATTTTTGGGTCCCGGCTGTCATTGGGCGTCGGTTTTGCTTCTGTGGCATTCGGTGCCCTATTCGGAATCATCCTTGGGCTAGTCGCCGGCTATTATGGAAAATGGGTCGATTCCGTCATTATGAGAATGATGGATGTGATGCTCGCCTTTCCGGGAATTTTACTCGCACTCGCGATTATCAGCGCACTCGGCCCAAGCCTTATTAATGTAACCATCGCTGTCGGAGCGTTCTCCGTTCCCCTTTTTGCAAGGATTGTCAGGGGCTCGACTCTTGAAGTGAAACGGCTGGAATATATTGATGCCATCCGCTCTCTTGGGGCAAATGACGCAACGATCATATTCAAGCATATTTTTCCGAATATCCTGTCCCCAATCATTGTCCAGGCGACACTTCGCCTTGCAACCGCGATTTTATCAGCAGCCGGACTATCCTTTCTTGGGCTCGGGGCGCAGCCGCCTTCACCTGAATGGGGAACGATGCTGAGCAATGGACGCGATTTCCTATTTTCTGCTCCATATATCGCCCTCTTTCCAGGGCTGGCTATTTCGATATTGGTTTTAGGATTTAATATTTTCGGAGATGGCCTCCGCGATGCGTTTGATCCAAGGATGAAGAAGTGA